A window of the Gossypium hirsutum isolate 1008001.06 chromosome A03, Gossypium_hirsutum_v2.1, whole genome shotgun sequence genome harbors these coding sequences:
- the LOC107887371 gene encoding fructose-bisphosphate aldolase-lysine N-methyltransferase, chloroplastic: MAPSLFTLSSPSSSFPSSSTTLKPFSSFSTKPTLSIHFVKKPIPVSATADPPPQLQTFWQWLQDQGVVSAKSPVRPGMVPEGLGLIAKKNISRNEVVLEIPNRFWINQDAVVASEIGTVCSGLKPWVSVALFLIRERFRQDSKWGVYLDILPELTDSTVFWSEEELAELQGTQLLSTTLGVKEYVQNEFLKVEEEIILPNKQLFPAPITLDDFFWAFGILRSRAFSRLRGQNLVLIPLADLINHSPNITTEDYAWEIKGAGLFSRDLLFSLRSPVSVKAEEQVLIQYDLDKSNAELALDYGFIESKSERNAYTLTLEISESDPFFGDKLDIAETNGLSETAYFDIVLGRPLPPALIPYLRLVALGGTDAFLLESIFRNTIWGHLDLPVSRANEELICRVVRDACKSALSGYHTTIEEDEKLMEDENLDSRLKIAVGIRAGEKKVLQQIDEIFKGRESELDELEYYQERRLKDLGLVGEQGEIIFWETN; this comes from the exons ATGGCACCTTCACTTTTCACTCTCTCATCACCTTCTTCTTCTTTCCCCTCTTCTTCAACTACTCTCAAacccttttcttctttctccacTAAACCCACACTTTCCATCCACTTTGTAAAGAAACCCATCCCTGTTTCAGCAACCGCTGACCCTCCACCGCAGCTCCAAACCTTCTGGCAATGGCTCCAGGACCAGGGTGTTGTCTCTGCCAAGTCTCCCGTAAGGCCTGGAATGGTCCCTGAAGGACTTGGACTCATTGCAAAAAAGAATATTTCCAGGAACGAGGTTGTCTTGGAGATTCCTAACCGGTTTTGGATAAACCAGGATGCAGTTGTAGCTTCTGAGATTGGAACCGTGTGTAGTGGATTGAAGCCTTGGGTGTCTGTAGCTTTGTTTTTGATCAGGGAGAGGTTTAGGCAAGATTCTAAATGGGGGGTTTATCTTGATATACTTCCAGAGTTAACAGATTCCACTGTGTTTTG GTCAGAAGAAGAGCTAGCTGAGCTTCAAG GTACTCAATTGTTGAGCACAACACTGGGGGTGAAAGAATATGTGCAGAATGAGTTCTTGAAAGTAGAGGAAGAAATCATACTCCCCAACAAGCAGCTCTTTCCAGCCCCTATAACATTGGATGATTTCTTCTGGGCATTTGGGATTCTCAGGTCAAGAGCATTTTCTCGCCTTCGCGGTCAAAATCTTGTTTTAATACCTCTTGCAGACTTG ATCAACCACAGCCCTAACATAACTACAGAAGATTATGCATGGGAGATTAAAGGAGCTGGACTTTTCTCTAGGGATCTCCTCTTTTCCTTGCGGTCTCCAGTTTCTGTCAAGGCTGAGGAGCAG GTTTTGATTCAATATGATCTAGACAAGAGTAATGCTGAGTTAGCACTTGATTATGGATTCATAGAATCAAAGTCCGAGCGCAATGCTTACACGTTAACATTGGAGATATCGGAGTCAGATCCCTTTTTTGGAGACAAGCTCGACATTGCTGAGACAAATGGTTTGAGTGAGACTGCCTATTTTGACATAGTTTTGGGTCGTCCTCTTCCACCAGCACTCATTCCATATCTACGACTGGTGGCACTTGGGGGAACAGATGCTTTCCTCTTGGAATCTATTTTTAGAAACACAATTTGGGGCCACCTTGATTTACCTGTAAGTCGTGCCAATGAAGAGCTCATATGCCGGGTTGTCCGTGATGCCTGCAAATCTGCTCTCTCTGGCTATCATACCACCATTGAAGAG GATGAAAAGCTGATGGAAGACGAAAATCTTGATTCGAGGCTGAAAATTGCTGTAGGAATCAGGGCAGGAGAAAAGAAGGTGCTCCAGCAAATTGATGAGATATTTAAAGGACGGGAATCAGAATTGGATGAGTTGGAATATTACCAGGAAAGAAGGCTCAAAGATCTTGGTCTAGTTGGAGAGCAAGGTGAAATCATCTTCTGGGAGACCAACTAG